A genomic region of Eucalyptus grandis isolate ANBG69807.140 chromosome 5, ASM1654582v1, whole genome shotgun sequence contains the following coding sequences:
- the LOC104446512 gene encoding putative B3 domain-containing protein At1g78640: MRPVPRHEEEEKDDAGISTKLTLLRDPWSFKKKLKASDVDGSSRLLLAASFVHDHVLKEKGEEMVGQVKSRAGKKVPVWDTDTSSKHQLTFGYWESTNGYVLKGSWKPQFVIRRRLVVGDEIGMLWGEREQMFYFKVLHKVA, from the coding sequence ATGAGGCCCGTTCCGAGGcacgaggaagaagagaaggacgATGCTGGCATCTCCACTAAGTTGACGCTCCTACGTGACCCGTGGTCGTTCAAGAAGAAGCTAAAGGCAAGTGACGTTGATGGCTCGTCGCGTCTTCTGCTCGCGGCAAGCTTTGTGCACGACCACGTGCTCAAGGAGAAGGGCGAGGAGATGGTGGGGCAGGTCAAGAGCAGGGCCGGGAAAAAGGTCCCCGTGTGGGACACGGACACAAGCAGCAAGCACCAGCTCACGTTTGGCTACTGGGAATCCACGAACGGCTACGTGCTGAAAGGCAGCTGGAAACCGCAGTTCGTCATAAGGCGACGGCTGGTAGTCGGCGACGAGATCGGGATGCTCTGGGGCGAGCGCGAGCAAATGTTTTACTTTAAGGTCCTTCACAAGGTTGCTTGA